GGAAGGCGGAGCCGGTATTCGGGAAGGAAACGGGTGTCGTCAGCGTGAAGGAGCTGTCGAGATTGTAGCGCACCGTCGCGGCGCCCGATGCATCACCGAGCGTGATGCCGGTGGTATTGGGAACTAGGTTTGTGGTTTGGGTGCCATCGCCGATCTGGGTGGTGCCGCGCTGGAGATTGAGTGCGCCGGTGAAGCCGGAGCCGCTGCCGGTGAGGATGGTCGTGCCGCCGTCCGTGCGCCGCAGTTCACCGCTACCGCTCAGGGTTCCCTGAAGCCGGAAGTTGTTAACGTTTCCGTGGTTGCGGATCACGCCGCCTGCCGCGCCGATTTCAAGGTTGCGAGGGAAGGCGATATTGAGGTTCGGGTCGACCAAGCCGCCTCCATTGAGGATCACCTTGTTGGAGGCATTGCCGAGCACCGAGTTCGCGTTCACAACACCGGAGGTGATGATCACGTCTCCGGTGAAATCACTCGCGCCGGTGAGGGCGAAGATCGTGTTGGAACCGCCGCCGGTCGCGGAGGTGTCGCCGTTGACGGCAAGCGTGAGGTTGCCAGTGCCGGTGATGACCGGGGTCCAAGTCAGCGAGCGGCCGGTGGTAGCGCCCAGAACCGAGGAATTGAAGACAGAGCCGCCGGTGATGTCGATCGTGCCGCCGGTGATATTCACCAAGCCGACCTCTTCGAGCAGGATGGAAGGGGTGGCGACTGCTCCCGCAAGAGTGACTGCCTTTACCGCGGTGCCATCGGTGCCTGCGGAGAAGACGGCGGATTCACCATTGGTCCAGCCCACGGTGGCACTCGCGCCGGCGGAGTCCGCGGTCCAGTTGGTGCCGCTATCCCACGTGCCGGCGGCGTTGCCGGAGCCGGCGGTCGCGCCATTGGTGTCGAAGTAAAGTGTCGCGGCGTGGGCGGCGGGGAAATGCGCCACGGCGGTGAGCAGCGCGGCGTTGAGCAAAGAGGTTCGAAGAGACGAGTTGGCGCTTTTCATGAATCGAGCTTTCGAGATCGCGGAACCAATGCGTTCGAAATGCCAAATCGACAAGAAAATAGGATTTTAGTAGGTAAAAGTGATTTTAATGGATTTGTAATACGACTTTTTGCCAGCTAATGACCTTCTTTTGCAATGCAATTGATAAATTGTGCCGCGTTTCTTAAGTGGAACTTGGTTAACGATGCTTGATATTAAGGAGATCGGCAGTGCCGCGGAAGGTCTCCGTTTCGGCCCCGAAAAAAGATCACGGAGAGCTCGGGCGGTCGAAAGACTTCGCCAGTCGATAGGGGATCGATGGCGTGATGCACGGTACTCGGCAGTTCGAAGCCGTGGCGAATTCCACGACCGGCGAGCCGACAATGCCTCTTTCAACTGCCCCTTTGTTGCCGCCGAGGATATGCCCGAATAACCTCCAAGGAATTCGTGAATTTCCCGGTCCTCGATCTTGGCGGACCGAGGTGGGAGCTTGGTTCGGACCTCAAGGCCCGGTGAGCTTGAACTCCTGCTCGATGGCGCCGAAAAGGATCTCCCGGGTCTTCGTCACGCCGTGCAGCATCCGAGTGCCGCCGACCAGAAGCTTTGGCATCAGGTAGTTAGCCTCGCCTGCCTTGGCGTTATTGATGGTGAAGTTGATACGCTTGTAGTCCTCGGAGTCCGCTGCGAGGACCTCGGCAATCCAAGGATCATTGAGCGCGTCCGCGGTGAGCGGTTTCTTCATCAGTGGCTTCACCACTTCCATGGCCTTCGGAAGATCGAGGACCGGGCGGGCAAAGAGCGCATGATGGACCTCCGTGAAGGAGGAGGGATCGGTGCGCCAGCAGGCGAGCGCGAGCTTCGCGAGTTCACAGGCATTCGCGTGGTCCGGGATGTGGGCGGGAACGTTCGGATTGCAAGCCTTGTTGATCGGACAGGGGAGCACGATGATACAGAACTTGCCGGGATGCTTCTGCATCAGGGCATTCAGGTCTTCGTGGAGGTCCCGGCAGGCATTGCATGCGTAGTCGTAGTACTTCACCAAGACATGGGGAGCTTTCGCATCGCCGATGTGGGGGAGGGTATCGATATTATACTGCTTGTTGCCGAGGAAGGTGACCTTTCGTCCTTCGCCCCGGCTATGAACCGGGCCGTTCTCCGCTTTGGCGGGCGTGGCTCCCGCCTCGGGTTCCTTTTCAAGTACCACTTGGGTTTCCTGATGGGTATCCGGCACGGGGCCGAAAACCTGACCAGCGACGAGCAGGGCAGTGGCCCCCAAGCCCGCCAGAAGTCCCGGCTTCAGAGGTCCGGCCTGGCGGGAACCGTGCCCGCGGAAAATCAGGATCGCGCAGATCAAGCCGATCATGTGGGCGCCGAGGCACCAGGGGCAGAAGCTATGGAGGATGAATGCCTGGATAATGCCGAACCAGAGGGCGGCACCTGCCAAACATGTTCCAATGGCGAGCAAGGGAAGGCGCCGAGGCTTGAAGGTGAAGAAAAGGAGCGCTGCATACATCAGCAGCGAGAGCGCGGTGACTGGTACCAGGAACCACTGCGACCAGCGGGAGCCGAGTACGTTCGCGCAGCCGGAGCCCGCCCCGCAGCCGACCAGATAGGTGATCGAGCCGGAAGCCTTCTGAAAAAGGAGCCAGCCGCTGAGAAGCAGGCCGGCCAGTGCTGAGAGTCGCAGTGCCATCATCAGGAAAGCTGGAGAATGAAATGGCCGGAGACAAGGAAGCCCTTCGACACCTTTCGGCATCGAAGGGCTCCAGGGTCAAGTGTTCCGGACCTGGACTTACGGAACGTCTTGGATCTTGTAGAAGGCCTTGCCGGCCGGCGGTGCCGGATCGGTCACGACCTGTGAGGACGAGGTGGGAGTGAAGGGCGTTCCGACGTCATTGAAATTGATGAGGTCGGTGCTGCGGCGCAGCTTGTAGCTCTTCGTGGTATCGAAGCCCTGCACGTGCAGCTCGAAGGCGGCACCGTTGAAGCTCGTGGCGGTTACCACCAGATTCTCCGGGATGCCGGTGGTCTGGTAGAGGGTGATCGCGTTGTACTGCGAACCGGGGACATCCGGATCATTGACGTAGATGTAGTGGCGGGTGTCCGTCGCGGTGAAGGTGCCCGTCACGAACTGGCCGGAGTTCGAGGTGAAATCCCCCGTGCCGCCGCTGAGTTCCACGCGCGGGCTGGTGAGATCGTAGGTATCGAATTCGAAGCGCTTGTTCGCTCCTGCCCGGGTGTCAGCCACCCAGATCTGGATACGGTATTGTTCGCCAACCGTGAGGCCGGTGAATTCCACGAACCGCGGGGATCCCGAGAAGCTTCCCGAGTTGAGCAGGTTCTCGTAGTCGGCGTTGCTGGCCGTCCGTGTGAATGGATCGAAGCCGGTGAAGCGCGCGCCAAGCGAGTAGCCGGGCTGGAAGTTGATGCCGAGGTCGGGAATATTCACCGCCGTGGCACCGCCTGTCCAGGCATTGACAAGCAGGCCGCCTGTCTGGAAGTCGGCGAGCGTTCCCGTGATATTCGCGGGAGAGCCCCAAGTAACTTCGGGGAAGACGGGCAGGCTGTTGGAGTCATTCGGATCGCTGCTGTGGGCAATTTCGTAGCCATCCGCAATCTGGTCGTTATCGCTGTCGGCCAGAGTGGGGTTGGTGTTGTGGGTGTTCACCTCGGCACCGTCCTGCAGGCCGTCGTTATCGGTGTCGCTGTTCGTGGGATGGGTGCCCGCAGTGAATTCCTGGAGGTTAGTGAGTCCGTCGTTGTCAGGGTTTCCTCCTGGATCAGTGATGCCATAGAGAGCTTCCCAATAGTCCGGCAGGCCATTGGAGTCACTGTCTTGGTCGATGCCAAAGTACTCGATCTCTCCCAGCGCATGCTGGGTGGTGCTCTGTGCCGCAGTTACCGCGTAGCGGAACCACCGGTACGT
This portion of the Luteolibacter luteus genome encodes:
- a CDS encoding vitamin K epoxide reductase family protein, with amino-acid sequence MMALRLSALAGLLLSGWLLFQKASGSITYLVGCGAGSGCANVLGSRWSQWFLVPVTALSLLMYAALLFFTFKPRRLPLLAIGTCLAGAALWFGIIQAFILHSFCPWCLGAHMIGLICAILIFRGHGSRQAGPLKPGLLAGLGATALLVAGQVFGPVPDTHQETQVVLEKEPEAGATPAKAENGPVHSRGEGRKVTFLGNKQYNIDTLPHIGDAKAPHVLVKYYDYACNACRDLHEDLNALMQKHPGKFCIIVLPCPINKACNPNVPAHIPDHANACELAKLALACWRTDPSSFTEVHHALFARPVLDLPKAMEVVKPLMKKPLTADALNDPWIAEVLAADSEDYKRINFTINNAKAGEANYLMPKLLVGGTRMLHGVTKTREILFGAIEQEFKLTGP